The genomic window ACTTCTGTAGTAGTTTCAGCATCTTTAGCTATAGCAGATAAGTCAATTGTTGTTGGTACGCCATTCTCACTGTTATAAGTAAGAGTGTGAACGTTTGAAGTTACGCCGTTTTCAGTTTTTGTAGTTACTACATCTTGTAAATTTGTAACGGTTTCAAAGACATCGACAGAAGTTCCTTTCTCATTTTTATAAGAAGCGATTTTGTTTCCATCTGTAAGAACATCAGAAATTACAGTTGTAGTCTCTGAGTCTTTTGCAGCAGCAGATAAGTCAATTGCTGTGGGTACGCCATTCTCACCTTTATAAGTAAGGGTGTGCACGTTTGAAGTTACGCCGTTTTCAGTTTTTGTAGTTACTACATCTTGTAAATTTGTAACGGTTTCAAAAACATCAACAGAAGTTCCTTTCTCATTTTTATAAGAAGCGATTTTGTTTCCATTTGTAAGAACATCAGAAATTACAGTTGTAGTCTCTGAGTCTTTTGCAGCAGCAGATAAGTCAATTGTTGTTGGTACGCCATCCTCACCGTTATAAGTAAGAGTGTGTACGTTTGAAGTTACGCCGTTTTCAGTTTTTGTAGTTACTACATCTTGTAAATTTGTAACGGTTTCAAAGACATCGACAGAAGTTCCTTTCTCATTTTTATAAGAAGCGATTTTGTTTCCATCTGTAAGAACATCAGAAATTACAGTTGTAGTCTCTGAGTCTTTTGCAGCAGCAGATAAGTCAATTGCTGTGGGTACGCCATTCTCACCGTTATAAGTAAGAGTGTGTACGTTTGAAGTTACGCCGTTTTCAGTTTTTGTAGTTACTACATCTTGTAAATTTGTAACGGTTTCAAAGACATCAACAGAAGTTCCTTTCTCATTTTTATAAGAAGCGATTTTGTTTCCATCTGTAAGAACGTCAGAAATTACAGTTGTAGTCTCTGAATCTTTTGCAGCAGCAGATAAGTCAATTGTTGTTGGTACGCCATTCTCACCGTTATAAGTAAGAGTGTGTACGTTTGAAGTTACGCCGTTTTCAGTTTTTGTAGTTACTACATCTTGTAAATTTGTAACGGTTTCAAAAATATCAACAGAATTTCCTTTCTCATTTTTATAAGAAGCGATTTTGTTTCCATCTGTAAGAACATCAGAAATTACAGTTGTAGTCTCTGAGTCTTTTGCAGCAGCAGATAAGTCAATTGCTGTTGGTATGCCATTCTCACCTTTATAAGTAAGGGTGTGCACGTTTGAAGTTACGCCGTTTTCAGTTTTTGTAGTTACTACATCTTGTAAATTTGTAACGGTTTCAAAGACATCAACAGAAGTTCCTTTCTCGTTTTTATAAGAAGCGATTTTGTTTCCATCTGTAAGAACATCAGAAATTACAGTTGTAGTCTCTGAGTCTTTTGCAGCAGCAGATAAGTCAATTGTTGTTGGTACGCCATTCTCACCGTTATAAGTAAGAGTGTGCACGTTTGAAGTTACGCCGTTTTCAGTTTTTGTAGTTACTACATCTTGTAAATTTGTAACGGTTTCAAAAATATCAACAGAAATTTCTTTCTCGTTTTTATAATCAGCAATTTTATTACCAGTAACAGTTGGTGTTAAAGTTGTAACTGTTTCTGTATTTTTTATCTGTTTAAGAATGTCAATATTTGTTTTGTTCTTATTTTCATCCGTATAAGTTAGTATGTTTTCGACAGGATCATAAACTAAAGTTGTTATTGTTTCGGCTCCAGAAACTGCAATTTTATACCATTTGTCAATGTACCAGTAGTAATAACCTGGTGTTACGTCTGAAACTAAGGCATTGTTGAAAACCAGTAAACTATTAATGTTTCCATTCGTAATTGTTGTGTTATCTGTCGATCCTGTTAGATAAACTCTAGGAATTAAAACTCCTTTATCCGAAGCAACAATCTCTAGCTGGGAAGATGTCTTTGGTGTAAGTGTTCCAATGCCTACTTGAGAATAGGCGCTATAGCTGGCTAGTACAAAAAGCAAAGGCAGAAATTTATTTTTCATAGCATATTTGTTAATTATAGGGATTAGAATTGTTAAAGAGTCCCTTTGTTAATGCACAAATTTCTTTTTATGTCTACCGCAATTTTACCTCAATATGTTTTTTTTTAAACATATTAAGGTTTTTTTGTAAGATTAGTTTTATTTTAATAATTCTTGTTTTTTAGTTTCTTATGATAGAAAATTATCATGTAAGCGAATTAATTTCTTAATTAAGTTTATTTTTGCCAAATGATAAAATGGATAACAAACCTGTTTTCATCAACACCAAAAGAAGAGAACATATACAATATGAAAAAATATTTAATCGTAGGATTAGGAAATATCGGAGCCGAATACGTAAATACAAGACATAATATCGGATTTAAAGTGCTGGATTTTTTAGCCAAAAAAGAAGGTCTTTCATTTGAAACTGTAAAAATGGGTACGCTGGCAGAATATAAGTTTAAAGGACGAACATTCTTTCTTCTAAAACCGAACACATACATGAATTTAAGCGGTAAAGCCGTAAAATATTGGATGGACAAGGAGAATATTCCTTTAGAAAATATATTGGTTATTACAGACGATTTAAACCTCTCATTTGGAACTATCAGGATTAAACCAAAAGGAAGCGATGGCGGTCACAACGGACTTAAAAACATCAATTTAGTTTTGAACACACAGCAATACACTCGTTTTAGATTTGGTATTAGTGATCAATTTAAAAAAGGACAGCAGATAGATTACGTTTTAGGAGAATGGAATGCAGAAGAAGAGGCAAAATTACCGGAACGTTTAGAGACTTCTGCAGAAATTATCAGGACTTTTGGAACTGCAGGATTAGAGAATACTATGACTACATTTAATGGAAAATAAAGATTTACAAGTCTTTAACTCGTAAAAAATGAATTTATCAATTAATTAAATTGAATTATAACGAAATAGTATTTTCAATTCCAAAGTTAAATGTCTAAATTTGGAATAAATTATTATAAACCATAAAAATCCTAATATCATGGCTTTTGAATTACCACAATTACCATATGCATATGATGCATTAGAACCACATATTGATGCTCGTACAATGGAAATCCACCATTCTAAACATCACAATGCATATACGACAAATCTTAATGCAGCTATCGCTGGGACAGATTTAGAGGGGAAAACAATCGAAAATATCTTAATCAACTTAGATAAATCTAACGCGGCAGTTCGTAATAATGGTGGAGGTTTCTACAACCACAATTTATTCTGGACAGTTATGTCTCCAGACGGAGGCGGATTGCCAACAGGAGATTTATTAGCTGCAATCGAAGCTTCTTTTGGAACTTTCGAGGAGTTTAAAGCAAAATTTGCTAAAGCTGGAGCAACACAATTCGGTTCAGGATGGGCTTGGTTAACAGTTCAAAAAGGAGGAAAATTAGAAGTTGTAGGTACTCCAAATCAAGATAATCCATTAATGCCGGAAGTTGCTGGTAACGGTGGAACTCCAATCTTAGGAATGGACGTTTGGGAACACGCTTACTACTTAAACTATCAAAACAGAAGACCAGATTATATTGAAGCTTTCTTCAGCGTAATTAACTGGACAGAAGTTGCTAGAAGATTTGCATTAGACAAATAGTCTATTCAAAGAAAATAGAATAAAGAAAAGAGACGAATAACCTAAAAGTTATTTGTCTCTTTTTATTTTTACCACTTTCCGAAAAAGCTGTTTATATCAAAATAATATTTAATTTCTTCTCCTTTTTCATTTGTTAGGTTCAAGACATCATAATGTTTGTTTCCTTCGTTTATTAGAGCTTGGCCATTTATTTTACAATTCGGACAAAGCTTTCTTGCGATTTGATACTCTTCTGGGATACTATTTACTTTGATCGCATTTTTTATTGAACTGCCATCCTTAATTGATTTATTTTTAGCAGAAGAATTTTTAGTTTCATTTTCAGAAACTTTTTTATTTCCGTTATTACTCTGGTTTTCAACAGAAGTGCTGTCTGATGCTTTTTTTGTTTTGGCTCCAGAACAATTAAATAGAAATAAACTTAAAAAAATGATAAAAGCAGTTTTGGCGAATTGTTTCATAAGAAGCTTGGTTTTGGTTGAAACAATATTATAAAATTTATTCCAATAAAAAAGGTGGAATCTCTTCCACCTTTTTTGCCCCAAATCTACCATAAACTTAACCTACTAATGTTATGGTTTAGTAAATGTATGACAGGTATTTTTGTAAAAAAAACTTTTTAGATAAAAGGTAAGGAAATCCGATAAATGGAATATAATTAATTGATACAGTAATAGTTGGTATTTGTTCCAATAAAAAAGGTGGAATCTCTTCCACCTTTTTTGCCCCAAATCTACCATAAACTTAACCTACTAATGTTCTGGTTTGATAAATGTATGGCAGGTATTTTTGTAAAAAAAACTTTTTAGATAAAAGGTAAGGAAATCCGATGAAGAGAATATAAATTGTTGTTTTAGAAATATTTGAGTTTATTCCAATAAAAAAGGTGGAATTTCTTCCACCCTTTTTGCCCCAAATCTACCATAAACTTAACCTACTAATGTTATGGTCTCTCAAAAGTATTGTAGCTTTTCAATTTCACCAAACAAACAGGATGAACGGCAAAAAAAACCGATGAAATGCACTATTTAACCTTTTGTTAATACTTTTTTAATAAGCTCGCGCGTCTTTTCCTTCATAAAAATTCATAAATGCACGGTTTACAACACGGTTTCCGCCTGGGGTAGGATAGTCACCTGTAAAATACCAGTCTCCTAAATTTTTAGGGCAGGCAATATGTAAATCTTCTACTTTTTGAAAAATGATTTTTACCTCTGCATTAATTTCTGGCGAACTTAACATTTCAGCAATTTTATCTGAAATCTCTTCTGGAGTAAATTGATCATAAATTGCAGTTACATAATTTACTACATCTTTATCGTCAAAGTTTTCTTGTGCTTTACATTTAGCGTAAACTTCGTCAACAATATGATATAAGTTTCTTTCTTTTAATAAAGTCAATGCAGCTCTAAAAGCAACAAGGCCTTCCAGTTTTGCCATATCAATTCCGTAACAATCTGGATAACGAATTTGCGGTGCAGATGAAACAATAACAATACGCTTTGGTTTCAAGCGATCCATCATCTTAATAATACTCATTTTAAGAGTTGTACCACGAACGATACTGTCGTCAATGATAACTAAGTTGTCTTCTAGTTTAATTACGCCGTAAGTAACGTCGTAAACGTGTGCAACTAAATCATCACGGCTGCTGTCTTCGGTAATAAAGGTTCTAAGTTTAGCATCTTTAATGGCAACTTTTTCTGTACGTATTTTTACAGCTAAAAGTTCCTGAAGCGTTTCTGCAGTCAGCGTATTTCTGTTTTCTAAAATATAATTGTTTTTTCTTTGGTTTAAGAAATCCTGAGCAGCTTCAACCAAACCATAAAATGAAGTTTCTGCTGTGTTTGGAATGTATGAGAAAACTGTATTATCTGTATCGCTGTCGATAGCTTTAAGAACTGCAGGTAAAATTAATTTTCCTAAATTTTTACGTTCTTGATAAATTTCAGCATCACTTCCTCTTGAGAAATAAATTCTTTCAAACGAACAAGCTTTTTTAACGGTAGGTTCCAAGATTTGATTCATAGAAACTTTACCGCTTTTCTTAATGATTAAAGCGTTTCCTGGTTCGATTTCCTGAACACTTTCAAAAGGTACATTAAACACAGTTTGAATAACTGGTCTTTCAGAAGCTACAACAACTACTTCGTCATCTTGATAAAAATAAGCTGGACGAATTCCTGCTGGATCTCTAAAAACAAATGCATCACCATGACCTAGTAAACCAGCCATTGCGTAACCTCCATCTAAATTTTTAGCCGAACGAGCTAATATTTTAGCAATATCCAAACGCTCAGCAATTACTGGAGAAGCTTCTCTTTTAGAATAGCCTTCTGTTTTACAATCTTGGTACAATTGCATTACTTCCTTATCTAAGAAATGACCAATTTTTTCCATTACCGTAACCGTATCCGCCATTTCTTTTGGATGCTGTCCAAGTTCAACTAGGTTTTCGAAAAGTTCTTTAACATTTGTCATGTTGAAGTTTCCTGCCAAAATCAAATTACGGTGCATCCAGTTGCTTTGACGTAAAAATGGGTGAACGCTTTCGATGCTGTTTTTTCCAAAAGTTCCGTAACGAACGTGTCCTAAAAACAATTCGCCAACATAAGGAATTTGTGATTTTATTTTATTGATGTCGTCACCAATTTCAGGCTGTGCTTTTAATTCTTCGCTGATTCTCTCATTGATTTGTTTAAAAACATCTTGTATCGGCTGTGCATGATTAGAACGAACTCTGCTGATGTAGCGTTGTCCAGGTTCAACATCCAATTTAATGCTTGCAAAACCAGCACCGTCTTGTCCACGGTTGTGCTGTTTTTCCATCATTAAATACATTTTCTGAATTCCGTAGAAAGCAGTTCCGTATTTTTCTTTATAATATTCAAGCGGTTTAAGAAGTCTAACTAAGGCTATACCACATTCGTGTTTTAAAGCGTCGCTCATTGTTTTTTGTATTTGTGTTGTTGTAAGTTGTGTGTATTAACGTAATAAAAAAGCCCCGTTTTATCGAGGCTTTTGCGCATTATATTTCTATGTCAAACTGAGTTAACGACTTAAATTGCTGTAATCGAATCGCTACTTCTGCTTTACTTAATGTTTCCATCCTTTCAGTTCCAAATTTCTCTACGCAGAACGAAGCTAAATTTGAACCGTAAATAATTGCATTTTTCATATTGCCAAACGAAATGTTTTCGCTTTGCGCAATAAATCCTGAGAAACCACCTGCGAAAGTGTCTCCAGCTCCAGTTGGATCAAAAACTTCTTCTAATGGTAAAGCAGGCGCAAAGAATACTTCTCTATTATGGAATAAAAGTGCTCCGTGTTCTCCTTTTTTGATCACCACGTATTTTGGTCCCATGTCTTGGATTTTGGCAGCCGCTTTTACTAATGAATATTCACCAGAAAGTTGTCTTGCTTCTTCATCATTGATTGTAATAACATCTACACGTTTAATAACGTCTAATAATTCAGGAAGAGCGCAGTCCATCCAAAAGTTCATTGTATCTAATACAACTAATTTTGGTTTTTTCTCCATTTGATCTAAAACACTGCTTTGTACTAAAGGATGTAAGTTTCCTAGCATCACAACATCAGCATCTTTATAGTTTTGAGGAACTTTTGGCTGAAAATCAGCTAAAACGTTTAGCTCAGTAACCAATGTATCTCTAGAGTTTAAATCGTTATGATACAATCCGCTCCAAAAAAACGTTTTACCGCCTTTTACAATTTCGATACCAGAGATATCAATATTTTTTGAAGTTAATAAATCTAAATGTTCTTGAGGAAAATCGTCGCCAACTACAGAAACTATGGCCGATTGCAAGTTAAAAAAGGATGCTGATAAACCAATATACGTTGCAGCACCACCTAATATTTTATCTGTTTTTCCGAAAGGAGTTTCAATCGCGTCGAAAGCAACTGTTCCAACAATCAATAATTTATTCATTTTATGAATTTCGAATTAGGGTGCAAAGATACTTTATAAGTTACAATATTGCAACGGTTTAGGTTCTCAAAATTTTCTTAAAAAAATAATATCGATTGCGGATGTAATTATAGTGTAAATGAATGAATTATATTTTGTTTTGTGGAGTGCTTAAAATATGTTTTCTGGATTTAAATTGCAAGTTTTATTTTTGGAAAAAA from Flavobacterium fluviale includes these protein-coding regions:
- a CDS encoding tail fiber domain-containing protein gives rise to the protein MKNKFLPLLFVLASYSAYSQVGIGTLTPKTSSQLEIVASDKGVLIPRVYLTGSTDNTTITNGNINSLLVFNNALVSDVTPGYYYWYIDKWYKIAVSGAETITTLVYDPVENILTYTDENKNKTNIDILKQIKNTETVTTLTPTVTGNKIADYKNEKEISVDIFETVTNLQDVVTTKTENGVTSNVHTLTYNGENGVPTTIDLSAAAKDSETTTVISDVLTDGNKIASYKNEKGTSVDVFETVTNLQDVVTTKTENGVTSNVHTLTYKGENGIPTAIDLSAAAKDSETTTVISDVLTDGNKIASYKNEKGNSVDIFETVTNLQDVVTTKTENGVTSNVHTLTYNGENGVPTTIDLSAAAKDSETTTVISDVLTDGNKIASYKNEKGTSVDVFETVTNLQDVVTTKTENGVTSNVHTLTYNGENGVPTAIDLSAAAKDSETTTVISDVLTDGNKIASYKNEKGTSVDVFETVTNLQDVVTTKTENGVTSNVHTLTYNGEDGVPTTIDLSAAAKDSETTTVISDVLTNGNKIASYKNEKGTSVDVFETVTNLQDVVTTKTENGVTSNVHTLTYKGENGVPTAIDLSAAAKDSETTTVISDVLTDGNKIASYKNEKGTSVDVFETVTNLQDVVTTKTENGVTSNVHTLTYNSENGVPTTIDLSAIAKDAETTTEVTPVVTIGNTIASYKNEEGTNVDIKETITSLAINTQTGTLDYVNESSLVPTKLDISQIAGKIKAGTNITISGTGSVNDNYIINSPTKNVLTNTVNTLTSSVNGIAVSTPVVNIVGGTLTGTSLTTTVNGIAGTVDLKPAVLASLDKYDIKAGSTALTVAGTGKVLDADITIDIAKKDITTKTPAVLEVKGTGATIADAEVNIIPGTDDQVLQTIAGKPAWGPADWKITGNANTVAANNFLGTTNNQDLVFKRNSIMSGRIGLTSVAFGESAFVNFNDALTNTAFGGQALQKNTTGSLNTAMGAHTLNANTTGYNNVGMGHYTLQGNINGHSNTGLGVQALTSNTSGYMNTATGTYAMFNNITGNTNSAYGMQSLRYMTNGNSNVAMGYQSGYYYGTGTGNVTQSNNSVFIGANTRPSQDNPTNQIVIGHNAVGNGDNSVVIGNSSIGSIGGYSEWFKYSDSRLKKDINDSPFGLNFISKLRPVTYHMRTGITDLQTGFIAQEVEAAANEINYEFSGVVKPQTDKNFYAVKYSEFVVPLVKAVQEQQSQIEKQQSQIDQQQKDIEKLKELVQKLIDKK
- the pth gene encoding aminoacyl-tRNA hydrolase → MIKWITNLFSSTPKEENIYNMKKYLIVGLGNIGAEYVNTRHNIGFKVLDFLAKKEGLSFETVKMGTLAEYKFKGRTFFLLKPNTYMNLSGKAVKYWMDKENIPLENILVITDDLNLSFGTIRIKPKGSDGGHNGLKNINLVLNTQQYTRFRFGISDQFKKGQQIDYVLGEWNAEEEAKLPERLETSAEIIRTFGTAGLENTMTTFNGK
- a CDS encoding superoxide dismutase, which codes for MAFELPQLPYAYDALEPHIDARTMEIHHSKHHNAYTTNLNAAIAGTDLEGKTIENILINLDKSNAAVRNNGGGFYNHNLFWTVMSPDGGGLPTGDLLAAIEASFGTFEEFKAKFAKAGATQFGSGWAWLTVQKGGKLEVVGTPNQDNPLMPEVAGNGGTPILGMDVWEHAYYLNYQNRRPDYIEAFFSVINWTEVARRFALDK
- a CDS encoding amidophosphoribosyltransferase, with product MSDALKHECGIALVRLLKPLEYYKEKYGTAFYGIQKMYLMMEKQHNRGQDGAGFASIKLDVEPGQRYISRVRSNHAQPIQDVFKQINERISEELKAQPEIGDDINKIKSQIPYVGELFLGHVRYGTFGKNSIESVHPFLRQSNWMHRNLILAGNFNMTNVKELFENLVELGQHPKEMADTVTVMEKIGHFLDKEVMQLYQDCKTEGYSKREASPVIAERLDIAKILARSAKNLDGGYAMAGLLGHGDAFVFRDPAGIRPAYFYQDDEVVVVASERPVIQTVFNVPFESVQEIEPGNALIIKKSGKVSMNQILEPTVKKACSFERIYFSRGSDAEIYQERKNLGKLILPAVLKAIDSDTDNTVFSYIPNTAETSFYGLVEAAQDFLNQRKNNYILENRNTLTAETLQELLAVKIRTEKVAIKDAKLRTFITEDSSRDDLVAHVYDVTYGVIKLEDNLVIIDDSIVRGTTLKMSIIKMMDRLKPKRIVIVSSAPQIRYPDCYGIDMAKLEGLVAFRAALTLLKERNLYHIVDEVYAKCKAQENFDDKDVVNYVTAIYDQFTPEEISDKIAEMLSSPEINAEVKIIFQKVEDLHIACPKNLGDWYFTGDYPTPGGNRVVNRAFMNFYEGKDARAY
- a CDS encoding PfkB family carbohydrate kinase, whose amino-acid sequence is MNKLLIVGTVAFDAIETPFGKTDKILGGAATYIGLSASFFNLQSAIVSVVGDDFPQEHLDLLTSKNIDISGIEIVKGGKTFFWSGLYHNDLNSRDTLVTELNVLADFQPKVPQNYKDADVVMLGNLHPLVQSSVLDQMEKKPKLVVLDTMNFWMDCALPELLDVIKRVDVITINDEEARQLSGEYSLVKAAAKIQDMGPKYVVIKKGEHGALLFHNREVFFAPALPLEEVFDPTGAGDTFAGGFSGFIAQSENISFGNMKNAIIYGSNLASFCVEKFGTERMETLSKAEVAIRLQQFKSLTQFDIEI